Below is a genomic region from Pleuronectes platessa chromosome 5, fPlePla1.1, whole genome shotgun sequence.
CCAGGAGAACAAAGCAGTGGACTGGGATCTGAGTCTCACCAGAACAGACTCCCCCTCCTCTGGGTTTGGACATCGGAGGGAGGGGAAGTTGGGATCGGGGTCTTTCTGCTCCGGTACAGGGACTGGTGGATGGAAGCCAAAGGTCTGGAAGGCCTGCTGGACAAAGACGTGTCCCACACCGTGGAAGGATGAATGGACAAACTTCAAAGGACAGCTGCGATTCAGATCCCTGAGAAACGGAGAGAAAATAGTTTCCAGCAGAGGGTGTTCAGTCACTcgttccaccagggggcgacagaGAGGATCAGTGGGCCTCAACAACAACTGTTTTATGAAGATTCTGCCATTCACCAATGTTTTCTTATCTGGGATTTGTTCTTATGTCAGAACAGAATCTACACGGACTCTGAGAAAACCTCAAGATCAAAGGGAAAGGAAGGAGCAGACACTGAACTGAGGAGTTAGTCAGTGAGGCTAGAGGAGACCTGCTGTGATCATAGTTCaccatcaggatcaggatccaccatcatggACTAGGTCTACAGGTGAAGCGCTACACATGTTACCTGTGGAAGCAGAGGGAGGCCAGTTCCTCCATGTAGCAGCTGTTGATTTGGGTCAGGGGCTCAGTCCTCAGGGAGCagctctccaccagctcctcgtCCCAGCAGGAGGCGCTCCAGGGCTCCAACTGCTCCTCGATGCTCCGCAGGATCTCCTTGTCATGAGGTGCGGAGATCTGAGCGCCGTTACACCAGTacacctgcagggggggggggtacagcaGCAATATTCAGATTCAGCTCATTTTCATTGTCATCTTATTTACAGTTTAACGTGTGTCTCTGACCTTGTACCCGTTGTCTTCTTTAGGATTATGTGAAGCGGTGATCATGACTCCAGCGGCTGCTCCTAGTTTCTTCACAGCATATGgctacaaagacacaaacagaacaggTGTAGCagctgattgtgtttatttgcgTGTCGTCCCGTGAGAcagatgatgtcatcactgGCGTTTCCTCACCACGAATGGCGTGGGGACAAACGTAGAGAACAGATGTACGGGGACGTCTCTGCTGAGCATCACAGCCGCCGTTAACTTTGccaacctgaaacacacacatcattctgTCAGGGGTCATGTGGATCCGGGTCGGTCACATGATCATTGGACGTCTGCTGGACTCACCTCTGACTGCTGCAACCGCTCTCCACCTGTCCCCTGGTGTCAAACCCAACCACCACACCTCTGCTCAGGTCAGCAAAGTACCTGGACAGGTAGGACCACAGACCCTGGAGCCAAGAAAACAACACGTCAACGTTATGAAAAACACTGAATCCATAACTAACTCATTCATTTAGTCCGACTTTATGATACACTAGGTATTGAAGCATCTTTTTTATCATAAAAGTCTGCACTGGTCTATGAACTGGTCTGGCCTCAGCGGTCCAGTCTATGAACTGGTCTGACCTGTGTGGACTGGATGACAGTGAGGTCGTTGATTCGGTTGAATCCGGCTCCCATTGGAGCTCTGAGTCCGGCCGTCCCGAAGCTCAATCTGCTGCCGAGCCTTGTCCTCAGATCGTCCCACTGAGCCTCGGCCACAAGAGACTCCACCTGAGCCCGGGTCCATTGGTTCTACAGAACATGAGACAGGAGACATCAGtgtaaatgatgtgtgtgtgtgtgtgtgtgtgtgtgtgtgtgtgtccaggctgTTGACATTTACAGTGAAGGTCAGTGACACTCTCGGCAGCTGTGACCTTTACAAGCAcccaggtggtgtgtgtgtgtgtgtgtgtgtgtgtgtgtgtgtgtgtgtgtgtgtgtgtgtgtgtgatctgatGAATCAGAGCCACCATGTGGAATCAGACGTCCACTTCTGTTGGGCTCTATCTCTACTTGAAATTGACCTGTGATATGTCACTGATAATGATCTATGATTGGTCGGAGACAAACAGACCACCTGAGAGGTCTGGCCCAATCAGAGGGAACAGATCTAAAATAACCTTTATAACCGAAACGCAGTGATTAAATATCCACTGTgaccaacaggaagtgaaggagagaggtGGACTGACGTAGTGACCTGAGGACAAAGTGTCACTGAAACATCAACTGATGTCGACCGGAAGTTTCTCATCTGGTTTCTGCTCGTTCATCTTGGTTCATTCAGGCTTTGATCATCTGCTCACTGATAAGATCTACAGCTGGTGcattttatatatgtatgtataaatacacataatTAAGTCACACCTCAGGTTTGAGTCCTGACATCAGTGTTCAGGTGTTTCCTCCTCGTGCTGCTGAGCTCCATCAGGTCCGCACTGCGGCCTCCTCACACCGCTTGACCCTCAGGTCTCAGGTCTTCACCTCAGGTCTCAGGTCTTGACCTCAGGTCTCAGGTCTTCACCTCAGGTCTCAGGTCTTGACCTCAGGTCTCAGGTCTTAAGTCTTGACCTCAGGTCTCAGGTCTTCACCCTCAGGTCTCAGGTCTCAGGTCTTGACCCTCAGGTCTCAGGTCTTAAGTCTTGACCTCAGGTCTCAGGTCTTGACCTCAGGTCTTGACTCTCAGGTCTCAGGTCTTAACCCTCAGATCTCAGGTCTCAGGTCTTGACCCTCAGGTCTCAGGTCTTAAGTCTTGACCTCAGGTCTCAGGTCTTGACCCTCAGGTCTCAGGTCTTGACCTCAGGACTCAGGTCTTCACCTCAGGTCTTGACCTCAGGTCTCAGGTCTTAAGTCTTGACCTCAGGTCTCAGGTCTTCACCCTCAGGTCTCAGATCTTAAGTCTTGACCTCAGGTCTCAGGTCTTGACCTCAGGTCTTGACTCTCAGGTCTCAGGTCTTAACCCTCAGATCTCAGGTCTTGACCCTCAGGTCTCAGGTCTTGACCCTCAGGTCTTAAGTCTTGACCTCAGGTCTCAGATCTTGACTCTCAGGTCTTGACCTCAGGTCTTAAGTCTTGACCTCAGGTCTTGACCCTCAGGTCTTAAGTCTTGACCTCAGGTCTCAGGTCTTGACCTCAGGTCTCAGGTCTTGACTCTCAGGTCTCAGGTCTTAACCCTCAGATCTCAGGTCTCAGGTCTTGACCCTCAGGTCTCAGGTCTTGACCTCAGGTCTCAGGTCTTGACCTCAGGTGGACCCACATCAGTACATGAACTTCattattttacagctgcagcttcactttCTCACACAGCTTCAGTTTCATCAGTTATTTATCCTCTTATATTATGTGCGGACTTTAGCAGATCATCATCATGGTCTGTTTCCCTCGAGTCTGAAACCAGTTTAAGCACAAAGGAGGTCAGCCCCCCCCCGCAGGCCCTGCAGCACACAGCGGTGTGAAGCTGTCCTCCAGGCGGACACACACCCACCTTGTCCCAGGTTAACCACCGGTGCACCGCCTTGTCCAGCTGCGGGTCCCCGGTGCTCCGACACCGCAGGTTGGCGGTCAGGTCCCCGTTACCTCCGCAGTCTTCTCCCATGCTGGCTCCCCGGTTAGCGAGCACTCATCTGACCGACACCGGCTCACAGGCAGCGGACACACGGCAGGGAGGCCGCCGGGGCAGGTGGTCCGCTCCCGGCTCCTCTTTGTTCTGCGTGTCCGTCTCCAGATCACCCTCAGCGGCTAATGTTAGCTACAGCAGCCGCTAACTGCTAACTACACTCCGGTCACTGCTGAGACTCCAACTCCCGACAGGCAACACTTCTTCTTCAGAGACACCGGGTGGCCAGAGGGGGGCAACACAAGCCTCCACACTCAGCAGCCCACACTTTATCATCCTGTGAAGAAGAGggtttttaaataacacttCTTCATTTCAGATCCACAAGATCTACAGGATCCAGAGGATCCACAGGTCAGGACCCAAACCAGGAGCCAAACCAGGAGCCAGAAGAAGGCCTGTCAGACGGTTTGTTTCTGTTCTGCTGCTGATTTCTTCAATCTGATGTGAATCAGATCCATCTCTCAGGTGTGGGAATCGAACATGAGGATTTGCAGTCAGTTCTAATCCCTCACATGTAGAACTGATCTTTCAGTTGATCCATATTTAAGTTCCTGGATCAACGgaacaatgaagttaaaactcTGTGTTGCTTCATAATCTGCAGGAAGAACTTCTGTCCTGTCTGTGGCttttaaggacatttttttctctATCATCCTCTTTATTAAAGTCAAAATTTATACTATTTGATAAATCATAACAGGCTATTTaccttatttttattcatgaaaaAAGTCATTCAAAAACCTTTATTAGAATCCAACAATGAATCATCAATTAACAGTGAATCATGACCTGTGATTCACAGTGAGGCCGTTCGAGCCTGGAGCTGCGTCACGTCGGGTCAGTTCTGCTCCAGTGATCTTCTGCTGTTTGTGCGTCTGTCAGCTGACAGTTGAACTGGTCTCTGAAGGCTTCCAGCAGGTGAGGGGTGGTTTCCTCCACGCTGACGTCTCTGTGCAACTCAGCGCTCAGCGACGTCACTCCTTTACCTTCAATGCCACACGGTACGATGTGGCTGAACCACGACATGTCGGTGTCACAGTTGAGAGCTAAACCGTGAGATGTGATGTATCGACCACAGTGGATTCCTGACAATGACAAGAAAACAAAGTTCACAAGCTTGATAAGGAAGCTCTGACACTCAGGTCGTCACTTAACCCAAGCTTCTAAACACCTGAATGTTTTTGTCATTACAAATATAACTGAACTTTTtaataatgtataataatataatgtgaAGTAAACTCAGTTTCAGATCAAATGTTTCAAACATATTAACCTTTGTAGAACTACAACATGAATGTGTTAAATGAGAGTTCAGAGTTGTCTTACCGACGGCACACACTTTGTTGTCACCAACCCAAACGCCAGTGTGAGGCGACGTGGACGCTTCAACACCGAACCGGCTGCAGACGGAGATGATGGTTTTCTCCAGCTGGCAAACGTACCAGCGAACACTCTGAGAAAACACAGCAGGGATTCAAACTGTGTCCAGTCACCTTTACCAATGCTAGAGGGCAGACTCAATCAGCTCAGACCTTCTTGAAGCTGCCCAGGTTCAGGACGGGGTAGCAGACCAGCTGTCCCGGGCCGTGAAATGTGATGAGACCCCCTCTGTTGGTCCGGTGGACATCTGCCCCCAGTAGGCGGAGTTGGTCCAGCAGGGGGGCAGGATAGGGTTTATGGCGGATCCCAGTGGTGTAAACTGGTGGGTGCTGACAGAGCAACAGTGCGTGAGCTGGACCGGACCGATGCCGGTTCACATAGACCTGCTGCAACCGCAAAGCCTCCTGATAGGTGACCAGGCCCAGACggaccacctccaccaccggCCTGATGCCCTGCATCCAGGAACCAGACTAGATCCAAAACTAACACATCAGGTGAGTAAACATGCTGATCTCATACAAGACAAGACCCCAGCTGGTTTCTATGGAGGTTGTATAAGCAGTGCTGATATATCATCATAACTTTACTTGTTAAAACGTGCAGATAATCAATTACAtcatatttattcaattatattGTTGATAAACTGATATTTTACAAATCAATAATTCCGACAAATGATCCCATtaacaaataatgaataaaatcgataatacattttaattaaaacgtTTCATAGTGTTGGAATATAACCGGAACGAAAATGAAtgtgtataaagtaaaaaatattaaaaaagacatgaaactgCACCAGTTGAACCGGTTTAAATCTGTATAGACTGAAGTTTTTACCTGAATCCTCACTGACCCTGCGCCGCCAtctttcttcttgttcttctgtcAGATCAGTATGTACTTCCGGTATGTACCTCTAGAAAAAaccctttcacaataaaacttgtcagggttcatttgttttattcttctcaCACTGTTGCCCGATACTCTCTTTCgtatgttttttaataacattaatCATTCATAATTAGAAATGTATAACGGTTATAATGCACTGAGAAGTAGCTCATGCTGTGAAATCTCTGAACAGGAAACAAGTGACGCATTTATTTTGATGTTACTTTGAACAATACAATATTAATGTTTGTTTCCGCCGGATGTTCGTCACTTGTTTAACAGACCTTTCATTATGTCCTATTATCATATCGTTTTCATACaatgaatcaaattaatcatatacagtggttttattttgaagctccACCAGAGCGGGCTCGCGCCATGTTCTGCCGGAGTTGGCGGGCTGCTCACTTCCGGTTGCGACCGGGCGGGGTTTGTTGTGAGCGGACCTGATAGAGGACACTCAGCAGGAACATGGCGGCCGCTCGGTCCGCCGAACGGTCCGGGACCGCGGCCAGCGCCGCCGCCGGCAGGTCCCGGTCCGGAGCTGCGAGCGGCCCCGGGTCGAGTCCTCGCGAGGACGAGGGTACGAAGTGCGCGGCGTGTCCGGAGGGTCCGTCCGGGGGCAGGCCGCCCTGCGGACACCCGGCCTGTCCGCCCTGCCGGGCCCGGAGACAGCCAGCCGCCGAGGAGCGGCTCCGGAGGAGGAGTGACCCcgagaagagcagcagcagggcggGCAGGAGAGGTCGGTGTTCACCGGGGAGAGGGAGGCGGACATCCCGCTGAGTCAGCTCCGTGTTTGAATCTGAGCCGCAGaacaacaacatggaggagtttCACTAGGAAACTTTGTTTACACTAGACCGAGGCCGCGACCGTCCCGACCCAAGGTCCCGACCCAAGGTTCCGACCCAAGGTCCCGACCCAAGGTTCCGACGAGTCTGTTTACACTGGATTTAATCTGGAGATTTGATCcgattatttaatttgatttaaagtgtTGATCTGCTCTAATGAGAAGATTTGATCTGATTGAAGGATTTGATCTGATTGGTTGATTTGATCTGATTGAAGGATTTGATTGGATCTGATTGGATCTGATTGAAGAATTGgatctgattggttgattggatCAGTTGGTGATGAGTCAGTCACACTGATGAGAACTTGTGCAGCTGAAGCAGGAGCTGATGGTTCtaatgtgtttctctgtgttcttCATTGTAAGAAGGACCCTGAGTTATTTAGATCAGTTTGAATGAAGTattcacttttacattttttattctttaatgaTCTTGAGTCTTTTTGATGAGCTTAAGTTTCTGTAGAGAGAGTCTCTGCTTCCTAAGCCTTCCACAAATATTCACCCTGAAAGGATCTTAGCATGTAGctaacaaattaaataatattacaGCTGATTTCTCAAATGAAGATTTAGTTTTATGAGAATTAGAAATCACAATTACATTATGTTAAGAAATGAAATCCTGCTTTAGTTTACTAAATAATCATAGATGCTCGCATCCGTTTCAAAACAATAGTACTGGGACGGCTCGGGTCCAGTCcacatccaggacctggtccaACCTTACAGCCcgtccactccgctctgcaccaaccaatcagctgctccctcactgcgagggacagctgtcactcaacaACATCCCCCCTGTTTGTTGTCCCGGCTTCTAAACTGTGAAACCAGCTCCACATGGACATCAGGACAGGAAGTCCTCACATCGTcctccagactgaagacacatcccTTCAGACCGCACCTGGGTCAAGAAGACGATGTTTAATAACCATCGTCAACTCCGGTGTttatattcaaaaataaatcataaaatgaaGTTAAGAGTTACTTATAtgcagcactttgtagtttggcttcaTGAAGTTAATCGACCtccttgattcttgttgttctgggtttgatcCTCGTGGTTGATGCAACGATACAAGATCAATGTTTCCGtttgataaaagcatcagctaagaGTAATGTAATGTGTCATTCTTACagatgtatgtgtgcgtgttctTATAAcagattatttgtgtgtttgtgttatacttatagatgtatgtgtgtgtgtctttgcagagTTCTTTGTGTGTCCTGCTCTCTTCACTAAGTCAGCTGACGTTTCATCAGGAGCCAGCGGGAAACACAAGGTGAGCGAGGACGAACGGTGTCAGGGttcatgacctctgacctgacgTACTTCTGATTGGTTCGtgtgctttgtgttgtgtttcctgaTAAATTCCTGATCCCATTGATCGAAGAAGAACAGCAGAGCTCGTGGTCAGCTGTGTGTTGAACTCTAACCTTGACGTTGATTAGCTGCAGCAGATTCTCTGTGAGACTGTAACTGTCGTCGcatgttgtgtttcagttgCTGTTGTGTGACGACAGAGAAGAGTTTAGGAGACGTAAAGACGACTCAGTGCGACGGCATTGTGTGTCTGACTCTTGTATTTAACATGTTCAGTTCAGGAGAGTGACGGTTAAACATGAAGGGTTTGTCTTCTTAGGGAGTTCTTTCGGATTCCGAGAACGAGGAGCCCATCAGGAAGATCAGGAACGTCTCTGCCTTCGTCCGGAGAACCAAAGCCTCGTTAGTTGTTGCTGGGTGAGCAGAACCACAGAATCATGAGGAGTCGTGCAGCTTAAACACCCGACTGTAACCAACTGTGGTTTTGATGCCCTGACCTGTATTTGTTCCTCAGTGGTGCTCAGAGAAGTCGAAGCTGCACCGACCCGGTGGAGGTAGGAGGAGGGAAACTGAAGGTCACCGCTCAGCCGGCCATGATGGACCAGGTACAACCCctgatctgagagcagctgtTTAGGAGCCGTGTTCTCAGCCCACGGTCATCTTCTTATGTCCCTCAGGTGTTTTACAGCGACCGTGATCAAATCTCCAGATATTTACACTTGGAGCTGCACAGATTAGTTGATTAGCTGAAGTTCCATCAGACACGAAAACATGATAATGCTTTTAATGAGTGAGGGTAAAGGTCACAGTTCAGGTGTCGGATTGTTTGAGTGAGTCCTGTGTCATATTAACTCTCCTGTAaccagtggtgtataaagtacttgaaagccatacttgagtcAAAGTCAGCcgtaagaaaatgacttgagtcaAAGTCGCTCATataaaatgtacttaagtatcaaaagtacaagtacccaaAAGGCcgtacagacacaacacaacccaACATTTTTCTCgtcaggatttatttcaacaaatggaaaaattataacaacaatACAGATACTcggttttattttacaaatttggaaccccagatgctgaggttcaaatagtaaTGGACCAGTGCATCTGAACTTCTAGGGACAACAAAGAATCAACACAACGGAATAGTGCCtcttgtttctgaaacactaaTAGACCACAGTACAACCACTGAAACATTAAACACTTTCTAATCAGAAGCAGGAATGATACACAAAGACCCTTATGATAACTCAGCAAAAGGGAAACAAGATCTAGGAACACAAAATAGGATAGTGTTCCTCTTTTGTTAACAACCTGCACAGTGCTAGTAGAAGAAACAATCACTGGACACTCTCTCGTTTTGCTGCCAAATTTCAGACCGAATAttaaagactgaactgaactgagctcctgcaggagaaccTGGATCCTTCTAAAGAGGAGAAATGGATGAGGAATGTGCTCGCGTTGATTAAGTCCCTGACCTTTGTACACACATGGCTGCTCTCCATTGGATGGtgtagtgaggtcctcggatcggccctgCCAGAGTCTACTTAAGTACAGTAGCAAggtatttgtacttcgttacttcCCACCGCTGCCTGTAACTGTCTCTTCTTGTTGTCAGGTCGGGATCAGTCACAGCTACACGGCAGgaatccttctctcctctgagaACAGTCGCTCCGTCTCGGCTCCGATCGCTGCTCCTGACCGGAGGCTGACCTGGCGAGCTGTGATCAcatcctcctccactcctctggTCCTCCCTCTGCCTCAGCCCGAGCGCTCCATCAGCCCTGAGAGCAACGACAGCATCTCAGAAGAGCTCAACCACTTCAAGCCCATCGTCTGCTCGCCGTGCACGCCGCCCAAACGTCTCCCAGACGGCCGTCTGTTGGAACCCACCATTGTTAAGTCCACGCCTCGGAATCTGACCCGCGGCCTTCAGAAATCCACCAGCTACGAGGCCagtcctgctgtgcttcagaAGTGGAGACAGATCGAGCTTGATCGGCAGAATCTCAAAGTGAACTCCAAGGCCACGCTGACCAGCCCCATCACAGAGGGCCACAGCAAGACCAACGGCGGCGAGGAGGCCGCAAAGACTCGTGTGTCTTCTGCAGGAGACGGGCTGACATCCACCAACAAGAGGAGGCTGCTCTTCGATCCTCCAGCCGGGGACACGGACACTTTCCAGAAACAGTCTGTGATGATCCGGGTCCCTGCCCTCCGCTACAGCAGCGATGCAACTTTCAGAGGAAGTTCAGACCATGAATCGACAGTCGCGgttcctgaatcctgcagcggGGGGGTGGTGTTTAGTCGAAAACAATCATTCTCCCCGTATTCTAAGAACTCTGGTTTCCAGTCGTGTAAATTAGTGCCAAAGGACACGCAGAGTCCCAGGAAAG
It encodes:
- the rnf169 gene encoding E3 ubiquitin-protein ligase RNF169 isoform X1, with amino-acid sequence MAAARSAERSGTAASAAAGRSRSGAASGPGSSPREDEGTKCAACPEGPSGGRPPCGHPACPPCRARRQPAAEERLRRRSDPEKSSSRAGRREFFVCPALFTKSADVSSGASGKHKGVLSDSENEEPIRKIRNVSAFVRRTKASLVVAGGAQRSRSCTDPVEVGGGKLKVTAQPAMMDQVGISHSYTAGILLSSENSRSVSAPIAAPDRRLTWRAVITSSSTPLVLPLPQPERSISPESNDSISEELNHFKPIVCSPCTPPKRLPDGRLLEPTIVKSTPRNLTRGLQKSTSYEASPAVLQKWRQIELDRQNLKVNSKATLTSPITEGHSKTNGGEEAAKTRVSSAGDGLTSTNKRRLLFDPPAGDTDTFQKQSVMIRVPALRYSSDATFRGSSDHESTVAVPESCSGGVVFSRKQSFSPYSKNSGFQSCKLVPKDTQSPRKESDSTIHNQSTSRRGKKRKQKTKHLDSERDADLKRSRPGSQDAFDERYICQIQQERQDRVLALKLQRQFDLENQTVNRRRSPDTYFLRSWMSNQNRRRRGLRRSRRINKKY
- the pgm2l1 gene encoding glucose 1,6-bisphosphate synthase isoform X2 — protein: MGEDCGGNGDLTANLRCRSTGDPQLDKAVHRWLTWDKNQWTRAQVESLVAEAQWDDLRTRLGSRLSFGTAGLRAPMGAGFNRINDLTVIQSTQGLWSYLSRYFADLSRGVVVGFDTRGQVESGCSSQRLAKLTAAVMLSRDVPVHLFSTFVPTPFVPYAVKKLGAAAGVMITASHNPKEDNGYKVYWCNGAQISAPHDKEILRSIEEQLEPWSASCWDEELVESCSLRTEPLTQINSCYMEELASLCFHRDLNRSCPLKFVHSSFHGVGHVFVQQAFQTFGFHPPVPVPEQKDPDPNFPSLRCPNPEEGESVLELSLLLAERENARIVLATDPDADRLAVAEKSDGCGWKVFTGNELAALLGWWMFFNWKENHPDPADTGSVYMLATTVSSKILGTIAHTEGFHFEETLPGFKWIGNRIHELSKTGNTVIFAFEESIGFLCGSMVPEKDGVSSAAVVAEMASYLHNKSLSLNQQLHNIYLTYGFHVSKTSYVVCHHPPTIQKIFGRIRNFDGEGSYPKSCGGVSIVHVRDVTTGYDSSQADLRSVLPVSRSSQMITFTLQNGVVATLRSSGTEPKIKYYTEFCAPPGKSDRSSLEEELTKVTDALLDEFLEPERNNLIRRFV
- the rnf169 gene encoding E3 ubiquitin-protein ligase RNF169 isoform X2, yielding MDIRTGSPHIVLQTEDTSLQTAPGSRRRCLITIVNSEFFVCPALFTKSADVSSGASGKHKGVLSDSENEEPIRKIRNVSAFVRRTKASLVVAGGAQRSRSCTDPVEVGGGKLKVTAQPAMMDQVGISHSYTAGILLSSENSRSVSAPIAAPDRRLTWRAVITSSSTPLVLPLPQPERSISPESNDSISEELNHFKPIVCSPCTPPKRLPDGRLLEPTIVKSTPRNLTRGLQKSTSYEASPAVLQKWRQIELDRQNLKVNSKATLTSPITEGHSKTNGGEEAAKTRVSSAGDGLTSTNKRRLLFDPPAGDTDTFQKQSVMIRVPALRYSSDATFRGSSDHESTVAVPESCSGGVVFSRKQSFSPYSKNSGFQSCKLVPKDTQSPRKESDSTIHNQSTSRRGKKRKQKTKHLDSERDADLKRSRPGSQDAFDERYICQIQQERQDRVLALKLQRQFDLENQTVNRRRSPDTYFLRSWMSNQNRRRRGLRRSRRINKKY
- the lipt2 gene encoding putative lipoyltransferase 2, mitochondrial, whose protein sequence is MQGIRPVVEVVRLGLVTYQEALRLQQVYVNRHRSGPAHALLLCQHPPVYTTGIRHKPYPAPLLDQLRLLGADVHRTNRGGLITFHGPGQLVCYPVLNLGSFKKSVRWYVCQLEKTIISVCSRFGVEASTSPHTGVWVGDNKVCAVGIHCGRYITSHGLALNCDTDMSWFSHIVPCGIEGKGVTSLSAELHRDVSVEETTPHLLEAFRDQFNCQLTDAQTAEDHWSRTDPT